The Dehalococcoidia bacterium genomic interval CCAGCCGCCCGTCTCCCACAGCGGCGCCTCGGCGAGGAAGGGGCGGCTGATGGCCTGATCCTGCGCACGGATGTAATGGCTCAGACTGAACGCGATCGGCAACACGCGGTCGCGCTCCTGGTAGTTGACGTGATCGAGCGTCATGTCTTCGATGCAACGTGACCAGAGCGTGTTCATCGCGCGGATGCGGTTACGAAGCGATGCGACGAAGATGTCCGACACGAGCGACCGTTCCTAGCCCAGGTACATGCCCGAGATCGCCCGGGCGATGACAAGCCGTTGCACCTCGGATGTACCTTCGAAGATGGTGTAGATCTTCGCATCGCGCGCCCAGCGCTCGACCGGGGCTTCGCGGACGTATCCCATACCGCCGAGGATCTGGATCGCCTGCTCGGTGACCCGGACGGCGGTCTCGCCTGCCTTGAGCTTGGACATCGAGCCTTCGGCGGCGGTGAACTGCTTGCGGTTGCGCGCCATCCACGCGGCGCGCCAGACCAGCAATCGTGACGCATCGATCTCTGTTTTCATGTCGGCGAGCGCGAACGAGATCGCCTGGTTCTCGATAATCGGACGTCCGAACTGGCGTCGCTGCTTCGCGTACTCCAGAGCGTATTCGTACGCAGCGCGCGCCGTGCCAAGCGCCATGGCGCCCACCGAAGGTCGCGTTGCCTCGAACGTCGCGAGCGCGGCCTGGGTACCGGTGCGCTTGCCTTCGCGGGCGCGGGCGAGCCGCTCGTCGAGGCGCTCCTTGCCGCCGAGCAGGTTCTTGCCGGGCACGCGCACGTCATCCAGGTACACCTCGGCGGTGTGCGATGCCTTGATGCCGTGCTTCTTGAACTTCACGCCCTGCCGCAAGCCCGGCGTATCGGGGCCGACTACGAACGATGCCTGTCCGCGCGTCCCAAGCGTCGGGTCGACGGACGCGACGACCACATGGACCGCAGCGATGCCGCCGTTCGAGATCCAGGTCTTCTGTCCGTTGAGCACCCACTCGTCCTTCGCCTCGTCATAGACGGCGCGCGTCTTCAGCGACGACACGTCAGAACCGGCGTCCGGCTCGGAGACACAAAATGCGCCGAGCTTCGGCTCATCGACGGTGCCGAAGCACTGCGGGATCCATTCTCCGATCTGCTCCGGCGTACCATTGCCCGCGAGGGCGGCGACCGCCAACGACGTGCCCATGATCGCCATGCCGATACCGGCGTCACCCCAGAAGATCTCCTCGATCGAGATCGGGAGCATGAGGCCCGTCGGGTCGGCGGTCATGTGTCCCAGGAACTGCGGGCCGTAGATCCCGACCTTCGCCGCTTCCTGGATGATCGGCCAGGGCGTCTCCTCGCGCTCGTCCCATTCGTGGGCGGCCGGGCGGATCACGTTCTCGGCGAACTCGTGCAGCCACTGCTGCATCTGGGTTTGTTCGTCGTTCAGCTCCAGCGAGAACGCCGGAGCCGCGGCTACTTCGGTGGTCATGTGCTACCTCTGCTCATCGATGAACCTGAGGCAGTGTTACCTAAATACGCTCAATCCGCGAGGTACGGACAGCAGAATCCTGATTCGGGATAGCCAGATCGTGCTAACCCAGGGATACCTTCTGCCGGTCCTGGGCGACGATCAACTCACCCTTAAAGATGTCCCGCATGCCCACGACGAATTGCTCGACGAGCGGTCCTTCGTTCGGGATCGGCGGGATCAGGTGCGTCAGCACAAGCTTCGGCACGCCGGCGTCGCGCGCCATCTCTGCGACGTCGTGCGTCGGTGCATGGTAGGCGCACGCTTCCTCCAGCATCTGCGCCATGCGCTCGTTGTCGGAGCCTCTCAGCATCTTGATGCGATCAGCCATCATGCCAAGATGCACGGCCTCACTGACCAGCATGTCGGCGCCTTTCGCCGCGTCGACAAGTGACTGCACGCGCACCGTATCGCCGGAGAACACGACTTTCTTGCCCCGCGCCTCCACCTTGAATCCGAACGCGGGCACCACCGGACGATGGTCAACCTCGAACGAACCGACCTCGATGGCATCGACCGTCGCGACATGCGATACCGCAGACGTCGCCGGTATCTCGTGCACGATGACTTCGATGCCGTCGCGCGAGAGCTTCTCGCCGTGATGTGCGAATCGATAGCGGACGTCAGGGTTGAGGCCGGCGCGAAAACCCTCGATCGCCTCCCGCGTCCCTTCAGGACCGTAGACGTGCAGCGGCTTCGTCGACCCGCCGAGCGTCCAGCGCATCATCATGAAGTCCGGGAAGTCCGTGATGTGGTCCGAATGCATATGCGTGAAGAAGACGTTATCGATCATCCCGAGCGGCACGCCTGTCGCAACGAGCCGTCGGGCGGCGCCCCAGCCGCAGTCGATGAGGACGGCGCGTCCCTCGGACACGACGAGCTGTCCCGCTCCGCAACGGTTGCCTGACGGCAGCGGACTTCCCGTCCCTAGCAGCGTGATCTCCATGTCCGGCATCGGGTTCTCCTCTATTTAGTCTTGCTGCAATTTCCTCATTGAACGCGCCCCTGTCTACGTCGGCGCTTCGACGGCCAGCCGCGGATCGCGTGCCGCCGGCATATTGTCGTAAAGGTCGCGGACCAGATCCTTCTTGATCGACGCGTATTTCTCGTCGTTCCAGAGGTTACGCCACTGGTGCGGATCCTCACTGTGGTCGTACAGTTCGCCTTCCGAGCCGTCGTACAAGATGTCGGTCGATGGCAGGCTGCCGTCTCGGCGTCGCATCGCGATACCGCCGAGCCTCGGATCCAGTGACGCGTCGAGACCAGTATCGTCGCGCGTGCTCGGCTCGTAGACCGTACACGTGATGCCGTCGCGGTGAATCGTGCGCAGGTGCATGCCGTAGCCGGGAAATTGACTGTCCCACTCGGTGATCATGCGCTCGTGGCCGGTACCGGGCGTCTTCGGCAGAGCCTTGCCCTGCATCCAGTCCGCCGCGGGCAAGCCTGCGATCTCGCAAAACGTGGGCGCGAGGTCGACCTGGCCGACCGGGTCTTCGATCTCGGCCCGCGGCACGGCGGCGGAAGGTCCGGGCCGCCAGATCAGCGGGATGCGCATCAGCGCGTCGCAATGGTACGGGCCTTTGAACATCAGTCCGAAGTCGCCTTGCAGTTCCCCGTGGTCGGTCGTGAAGAAGACGTCGGTGTCATTGGCCCAGCCCCGCTCCTCCACCCGTTTGATGACACGCCCGCAGGCCTCGTCGATGAGTTCGTTCTGGATATGCATCATCGCGTTGATTTCGCGGACCTGGTCGTGCGTCATGAGCTTCGGCACGAAGCGCGCCGGACCGCCCTCGACGTTGCGATAGCGCCCCTCGAAGTACGCGAGCCAGTGCGCGGGCTTCTGCGCCAGGATCTCGACGCATTTGTCCACGCTGCCAGGATGCCCTTCCGGCAGATCGAGGTCCCGCCAGTTGACGCGATTCAACTCGGACTCGGGCGGGTCCCAGGGATGGTGCGGGTCGGGGAAGCTCATCCAGATGAACCAGTCGCAGTCCGCCGGCAGCGAGTTGATGTGGCGGATAGTGCGTTCCGCAACCCAGTCGGTGTGGTAGTACTCACGCGGCAGCGGGTTGAACTTCACTTCCGGCGCGCCGGTGTCGCCGCCGCCTTCGTCGTTCATGCCCTTCGAAGTGAAAAGCTGGTAAAACCCGCTGACGTACGCCGGGTGGTTGTCGCCGAGCCACTTGCCGTAGTGCCACTGCGGTTGCGGGCCGTGCATCGCAAGTTCCATGTGCTGAAAGCCGCGATACGGCCCGGTCGAGTTCTCCCGCGCCAGGCGATTTTCGGCCCACTTGCCGGCGAGATCAAACGCCGGCTGAAAGTGCGCCTTCCCGATCAGCGCCGTGCGATAGCCAGCTTGCTCGTGCAGGTAACCGACGACACTCGGCGCGTCCTCCGGAAGCGGCACGCCGTTCGCGACGACACCGTGCGTGCGCGCGTACTGCCCGGTGATCATGCTCGAACGCGCCGGCATGCAGACGACGTTCTGATTGTTCGCGCGACGGTAGTTGATGCCGTTCGCCGCCAGCGCATCGGCCACCGGCGTGCGCGCGATCTTGCCGCCGTTGCACCCCAGGGAGTCGTAGCGCATCTGGTCGGTGGTGATGAAGAGAATCTTGCGGCCCACGGCTCAGCCTTTCGATGAGGAACGTGATTGCGGCGTCGTCGCGAGCAGCACGGTGCGCTCGAGTCCCGCCTCGCGGTGCGTATGCGCCTGCTGATAGTCCTTGCGGCTCACCATCTCGATGAATGCGCCACGTGATGGGTACTCGACCAGCGCGATCGCGTCCCAGGCCTGAGAGTCGTCGCCGATCAACACCTGGTCGCACCGTCCGATGTACAGCACGCGACCGCCGCCTTCGGCGACCATCTTTGAAGCCGCACTGCCGTACGCGTCGTATTCTTGTGCACCGTCACCGGCCTTGAACTTGAGCAGGTTGAGCATCACGACCGGGCCTTCTTCGGCGCTCGCCGCAAGCTCCCGAAACTGTTCGGCGTTCGGCGTGATGCTGCTCATTTGCTCTACTGTCGCCGCTAGCCACCCATGCCGATGTCGATCTTGTTGATCTTGTCATCGGCATTGAACGTCAGGGTCATCTTGATCGGTCCGAAGGGCAGGCCTGTGCCGACCGAACTCACGTTGTCGCCTTCCGCCTGCGGATCGCTCCACGTGATCTCCATGCCCGGCATTTCCGGTTGTGACCGCATGCCCGCTTCAACGGCCGCTTTGCCGCTCACGGCGCCGGTCATCGGGTTCGATGCGACGACGTCGTCGGCGAGCATCTTCGACACGTCGTCGAACTTCCGGTCGGTCGAGAGCGCCATGAACTCCTTCGCGAGTGCTGTCCGGTCTGCCATGGTTGGTGTTCCTCCTTCGCGCTTACGTGCGCCTCATGAAATCCACGACCACGTACGCAAGTTCCTCGCCGTGGTCTTCCTGGATGAAGTGTCCACCACCAGCGATGGTTGTGTGAAGCTGTCCTTTCGCGCCGGGCACGCGCGCCTGGAAGGCCTTGTCGGCGTTGCGCGTGATCGGGTCGCTGTCGCCGAACGCCGTCAGGAACGGCTTGTCCCATCGATCGAGCACCTTCCACGCTTCGCGATTGGGCTCGGATGCAGGGTCATCGGGACGCGTGGGCACGAGCGCCGGGAATCTGCGCGCGCCTGCTTTGAAGCTGTCGTCCGGGAACGGGGCGTCGTACGCCGCCACGACGTCGGCGGGCAGGTCCGTCGTCGTGCCGTTGTTGATGATACGGCCGATCTCGAACGACGGCGCCGTTTGCGAGAACTTCTGCCAGCGAAGGAACGCCTCGCCCGGCGGCAGGTCACCCGTGGGCAGAAACGTGTTGGCCGCTACGATGCGTGCGAAACGATCCTCGTGCTCGGCGACGACACGCAGCCCAATCAGCCCGCCCCAGTCCTGGCAGACGAGCGTGATACGGCGCAGGTCGAGCTGCGCAACGAACGACGCGATCGCGTCGACGTGCAGTTGATACGTGTAGTCGTCCTGGCTGGCGGGCTTGTCGCTCCGGCCGAAGCCGAGCAGATCCGGCGCGACAGATCGATAGCCAGCCCCTGTGATGATCGGGATCATCTTGCGATACAAATACGACCACGATGGCTCTCCATGCAGCATGAGCACCGGCTCTGAATCGCGCGGACCGTCGTCGATGTAATGCATGCGTATCCCGTCGACGTCTGCGTAATGCGGTTCGAAGGCGTAGCCGGGCAGGCTCTGAAACCGCTCGTCGGGGGTGCGCAGTACGTTCATAAGTGTGGCTACCCCTGTTCCAGCAGCGCTGACAGCATGCGTTTCATGACGCGTCGTGCTTGCGCGATTGAAAGCCCCTGGTGCGCACGCAGCGCCTCCCACGTCGACCAGGACGCAGCGGCGGTCAACGCCTCCGTGACGTCGCGCCGCGCGGCAGGAGGCAGCCGCTTGAGTTCGATGGCGAACACTTTCTCGATCTCGAGGCGACCGCGACCGCGTATCCATGAGAGGTGCCTCGCGATTACGGGTGACGACGGCTCGAAGGACAGCGCGGAGCGTCGCACCGGCGAGATCACCTCGAGCGCCGAAGCACGCGAAGCTACCAGCGCGTCGATGCGATCCGCCAGCCCGCCCTCCCGCCGTACGCGTCTCAGGTCCGTCAGGTGACGCTGCATCTGGCGCCGCGCGCCCGTGGCAAACAGCGCCTCCAGGTCTTCGAAGTGGTGGAATACCGTGCGGAGCGACACGCCAGCGCGCTCAGCGATGCGTGGCGCCGTTGGCCGCAGGTCTCCCGTCTCAATGAGGTCGAGCATCGCGCTCACGACGGCATCGTGCGTGCGTTCGCCGCGTTCGGCGCGTCCATCCCGTACGGGTGCGGGCGTCGTTGTTTCTGTCATGGGCACGACGATACCACTACTTGCACTGATAGTGCAAGAAGATTTTATCATCGCCTCTCAGGACGTCTAGCTGCTCACATTCCCGCTCGGCGCAAGGGTAGGCGCGCCAAAGCGGTTCGTGCAGCGACGAGAGATTGCCGCGATGTGATCGGACCATCTCAGATGTGCTCGAGCCGATCGCGCCGATCCTGCTCGCGCGCGTCGATGAGACCGCCGGTCACCGATATATGCCGGCCGCGCGCCGGGCACTTGTCTGAGCGAACGTGTATCGTGCGCCCGTGCCGCGAGCTTAGTCCGGGAGCAATGCCTTGAACCTCGTCGAATTCATCCACGCCGAACTGCGTCGCCTGCACACGATGCTCGACCGCTCGACCGCCGATCTCACACCGGAGCAATGGCACACGATTCCGGCAGCCAATCCGGCCGCAAATCACCTCGCGTTCGAGATGTGGCACTACGCACGGACCGAGGACAACGTCGTGCGATTTATCTTGCAGGGGCTGCGCCCAACCGTCTGGATGGAAGGCGGATGGGCGGAGCGGCTGGGATTGCCACCCGTCACGCAGGGCACCGGTATGCCTGCTACCGATGCGCAGGCGTTGCGGATCGACGACCTGTCGCTCTTCGGCGAGTACGTCGACGCCGTTTGGGCGAGCACCGAAGCGTATCTTTCGAACCCCGACGAGTCGGCGTTCGACACGCTGGTGACGGTGAAGCCGCTCGGGGATATGCCGGCCATCCGCGCACTCGGCCAGGTGTGCATGACGCACGGCTTCACCCATCTCGGCGAGATCGAACTCGTGCGCACGTTGCTGGGATTGAGGCCCGCGATCGGGGTGTAGAGGGCCGCTGTCCTACAACGCACAGCCGTTCATAATCCGAAGGACAGGACCGAACAGACAAGGAGCGATTGCCATGACCTACCGGCTGTGCATCGGCGTCAACTGGCAAGGCGAGTTCGACCGCGAGAAGGTCTTCGAGCGCGTAAAGATCGCCGATGACGCCGGCGTCGAGTCGTGCCTCGTCGCGGAGGCCTGGGGGCGTGACGCGTTCACGCTGCTGACGCAACTCGCCGAACGCACGAACCGCATTCAACTCGGTACGGGCATCGTGAACTACTACTCGCGCAGTCCGGCAGCGCTGGCGCAGCACTTCGGTACGCTCGACGAGTTGAGCAACGGCCGCATGATCATCGGCCTCGGCGCGTCGAGCGCGAACGTCATCGAACACTTTCACGGCATCAAGTTCGAACCGGCGCTCGCCCGGATGCGCGAGACCGTACAGATCATCAACATGCTCATGGCGAATCAGAACCTGGTGTACAAGGGGAAACTGTTCCAGATGGAACGCGGCTTCACGTTGCGCTTCCAGCCGGTGCGCGAGCACATTCCCGTCTACATCGCTTCGTTCCGGCCCAAGGCCACGAAGGTCGTCGCGGAAGTCGCCGACGGCTGGATGCCGACGATGATTCCGATTCAGCAGGCGAAGGCGCAGGTCGACCGCTTCATGGGTTACGTGCGCGAGGCCGGCCGCGATCCATCGACGATGACCGTGCGCTTCGGCGGCGTGACGGTTGCGAAGGACAGGGAGCGCGCCCTGCATGGTGCGAAGGCGGGCACCGCGTTCTACATCGCACGGATGGGCGATTTCTACTACCAGCAGCTCAGCGACATGGGTTTCGCCGACGAGGCGAACGCGATTCGCAAGGCGTGGAAAGATGGCGGTTCGGGCGCTGGCATCGCCGCCGTGACTGATGAGCTGTCTAACTCACTGGGCTTCATCGGTTCGGTCGATGAGTGCCGCGACCGTCTCGCCGAGGAGGAGCACGCGGGCATTAACCTCCACTCCGCGGGCGTCGC includes:
- a CDS encoding haloalkane dehalogenase, with product MNVLRTPDERFQSLPGYAFEPHYADVDGIRMHYIDDGPRDSEPVLMLHGEPSWSYLYRKMIPIITGAGYRSVAPDLLGFGRSDKPASQDDYTYQLHVDAIASFVAQLDLRRITLVCQDWGGLIGLRVVAEHEDRFARIVAANTFLPTGDLPPGEAFLRWQKFSQTAPSFEIGRIINNGTTTDLPADVVAAYDAPFPDDSFKAGARRFPALVPTRPDDPASEPNREAWKVLDRWDKPFLTAFGDSDPITRNADKAFQARVPGAKGQLHTTIAGGGHFIQEDHGEELAYVVVDFMRRT
- a CDS encoding sulfatase-like hydrolase/transferase; protein product: MGRKILFITTDQMRYDSLGCNGGKIARTPVADALAANGINYRRANNQNVVCMPARSSMITGQYARTHGVVANGVPLPEDAPSVVGYLHEQAGYRTALIGKAHFQPAFDLAGKWAENRLARENSTGPYRGFQHMELAMHGPQPQWHYGKWLGDNHPAYVSGFYQLFTSKGMNDEGGGDTGAPEVKFNPLPREYYHTDWVAERTIRHINSLPADCDWFIWMSFPDPHHPWDPPESELNRVNWRDLDLPEGHPGSVDKCVEILAQKPAHWLAYFEGRYRNVEGGPARFVPKLMTHDQVREINAMMHIQNELIDEACGRVIKRVEERGWANDTDVFFTTDHGELQGDFGLMFKGPYHCDALMRIPLIWRPGPSAAVPRAEIEDPVGQVDLAPTFCEIAGLPAADWMQGKALPKTPGTGHERMITEWDSQFPGYGMHLRTIHRDGITCTVYEPSTRDDTGLDASLDPRLGGIAMRRRDGSLPSTDILYDGSEGELYDHSEDPHQWRNLWNDEKYASIKKDLVRDLYDNMPAARDPRLAVEAPT
- a CDS encoding nuclear transport factor 2 family protein, which translates into the protein MADRTALAKEFMALSTDRKFDDVSKMLADDVVASNPMTGAVSGKAAVEAGMRSQPEMPGMEITWSDPQAEGDNVSSVGTGLPFGPIKMTLTFNADDKINKIDIGMGG
- a CDS encoding LLM class flavin-dependent oxidoreductase, producing the protein MTYRLCIGVNWQGEFDREKVFERVKIADDAGVESCLVAEAWGRDAFTLLTQLAERTNRIQLGTGIVNYYSRSPAALAQHFGTLDELSNGRMIIGLGASSANVIEHFHGIKFEPALARMRETVQIINMLMANQNLVYKGKLFQMERGFTLRFQPVREHIPVYIASFRPKATKVVAEVADGWMPTMIPIQQAKAQVDRFMGYVREAGRDPSTMTVRFGGVTVAKDRERALHGAKAGTAFYIARMGDFYYQQLSDMGFADEANAIRKAWKDGGSGAGIAAVTDELSNSLGFIGSVDECRDRLAEEEHAGINLHSAGVAGYDAIEEGKIFEQLMK
- a CDS encoding DUF1330 domain-containing protein; the encoded protein is MSSITPNAEQFRELAASAEEGPVVMLNLLKFKAGDGAQEYDAYGSAASKMVAEGGGRVLYIGRCDQVLIGDDSQAWDAIALVEYPSRGAFIEMVSRKDYQQAHTHREAGLERTVLLATTPQSRSSSKG
- a CDS encoding TetR/AcrR family transcriptional regulator, yielding MTETTTPAPVRDGRAERGERTHDAVVSAMLDLIETGDLRPTAPRIAERAGVSLRTVFHHFEDLEALFATGARRQMQRHLTDLRRVRREGGLADRIDALVASRASALEVISPVRRSALSFEPSSPVIARHLSWIRGRGRLEIEKVFAIELKRLPPAARRDVTEALTAAASWSTWEALRAHQGLSIAQARRVMKRMLSALLEQG
- a CDS encoding DinB family protein — protein: MNLVEFIHAELRRLHTMLDRSTADLTPEQWHTIPAANPAANHLAFEMWHYARTEDNVVRFILQGLRPTVWMEGGWAERLGLPPVTQGTGMPATDAQALRIDDLSLFGEYVDAVWASTEAYLSNPDESAFDTLVTVKPLGDMPAIRALGQVCMTHGFTHLGEIELVRTLLGLRPAIGV
- a CDS encoding MBL fold metallo-hydrolase; translated protein: MPDMEITLLGTGSPLPSGNRCGAGQLVVSEGRAVLIDCGWGAARRLVATGVPLGMIDNVFFTHMHSDHITDFPDFMMMRWTLGGSTKPLHVYGPEGTREAIEGFRAGLNPDVRYRFAHHGEKLSRDGIEVIVHEIPATSAVSHVATVDAIEVGSFEVDHRPVVPAFGFKVEARGKKVVFSGDTVRVQSLVDAAKGADMLVSEAVHLGMMADRIKMLRGSDNERMAQMLEEACAYHAPTHDVAEMARDAGVPKLVLTHLIPPIPNEGPLVEQFVVGMRDIFKGELIVAQDRQKVSLG
- a CDS encoding acyl-CoA dehydrogenase family protein is translated as MTTEVAAAPAFSLELNDEQTQMQQWLHEFAENVIRPAAHEWDEREETPWPIIQEAAKVGIYGPQFLGHMTADPTGLMLPISIEEIFWGDAGIGMAIMGTSLAVAALAGNGTPEQIGEWIPQCFGTVDEPKLGAFCVSEPDAGSDVSSLKTRAVYDEAKDEWVLNGQKTWISNGGIAAVHVVVASVDPTLGTRGQASFVVGPDTPGLRQGVKFKKHGIKASHTAEVYLDDVRVPGKNLLGGKERLDERLARAREGKRTGTQAALATFEATRPSVGAMALGTARAAYEYALEYAKQRRQFGRPIIENQAISFALADMKTEIDASRLLVWRAAWMARNRKQFTAAEGSMSKLKAGETAVRVTEQAIQILGGMGYVREAPVERWARDAKIYTIFEGTSEVQRLVIARAISGMYLG